A genomic window from Punica granatum isolate Tunisia-2019 chromosome 2, ASM765513v2, whole genome shotgun sequence includes:
- the LOC116198051 gene encoding protein CHROMOSOME TRANSMISSION FIDELITY 7-like, translated as MVQRKISSFFKRSSAQVDDGDGRLAIVDETEHAIDETCECRAPESNGTIEIDDGELGNRDLEEQAVNKKRKRSYAQVHLELGQSDFLLRGCSICGIKYTPGNALDEKSHARFHKNYTHGVPFKGWCEERLVGMPLVEGGRVIVVLDSDPRPRRNKVQEVVQMMENELGSGWIYHKLCKVYLFIESQRIAGCLVAEPIKEAFKVISRAVKGKPDSGIIKTVRKGAATLQFGNAIFQREAVRRSPPVAKNKVLDENLMGAIYCEDAAVPAVCGIRAIWVTPSNRRKRVATHLVDAARRSFCEGYELEHSQLAFSEPTSAGRALASSYLGSRPLLVYRAL; from the exons ATGGTTCAACGGAAGATCAGTTCGTTCTTCAAGCGCTCCTCCGCTCAAGTCGACGATGGCGACGGTCGATTGGCCATCGTGGATGAGACAGAGCACGCCATCGACGAGACCTGTGAGTGCAGAGCTCCGGAGTCAAATGG TACAATTGAAATCGATGATGGGGAGCTTGGAAATCGGGATTTGGAGGAGCAAGCAGTTaacaagaagaggaagaggagctACGCTCAGGTCCACTTGGAGCTGGGCCAGTCCGATTTTCTTCTCCGAGGTTGTTCTATTTGCGGAATCAAGTATACTCCCGGCAATGCGCTGGACGAGAAGTCTCATGCGAGGTTCCACAAGAATTACACCCACGGAGTTCCGTTCAAG GGTTGGTGTGAAGAGAGGCTTGTCGGTATGCCTTTGGTCGAAGGTGGGCGTGTCATTGTGGTGTTAGACAGTGATCCTCGTCCGAGAAGGAACAAG GTCCAGGAGGTTGTACAGATGATGGAGAATGAGCTCGGGAGCGGATGGATATACCACAAGCTGTGTAAG GTCTATCTCTTCATAGAGTCACAGAGGATAGCTGGATGTTTAGTTGCGGAACCCATAAAAGAAGCATTTAAGGTCATCTCTCGTGCTGTGAAAGGAAAACCCGACAGCGGTATCATAAAGACTGTAAGAAAAGGAGCAGCTACTCTCCAGTTCGGAAATGCAATTTTTCAGAGAGAAGCAGTAAGAAGATCGCCCCCTGTTGCCAAGAATAAGGTGTTGGATGAGAACCTAATGGGAGCAATCTACTGCGAAGATGCAGCTGTACCAGCTGTCTGTGGCATCAGAGCCATCTGGGTCACCCCTTCCAACCGAAGAAAGCGCGTTGCGACGCATTTAGTTGATGCTGCTAG GAGAAGTTTCTGCGAGGGCTACGAGCTTGAGCATTCTCAGTTGGCATTCTCTGAGCCTACTTCAGCTGGGCGGGCTCTGGCGTCTTCTTATCTGGGATCCAGGCCTCTTCTCGTATACAGAGCTCTATGA
- the LOC116195116 gene encoding uncharacterized protein LOC116195116, with protein MGLLSNRVDRESLKPGDHIYSWRAAYIYAHHGIYLGDDKVIHFTRREQEVGKRTFIDFLLGCSVPSPTQVPCTTCTPAEEDHGVVLSCLNCFLSGGILNRFEYSVSRAFFLAKARGGTCTLAVSDPPEFVVARAKYLHENGFGRYNVFKKNCEDFAIYCKTGLFALGNGASGQGGQVASIIGGPLAAAPATLLPLVTTNIYGMAVATVSSVARYCVNRYAADIGSGRRRDVVKVSVENLTRMLQVIEPPPSALRSVS; from the exons ATGGGGCTGCTCTCCAACAG GGTCGACAGGGAGAGCTTGAAGCCCGGGGATCACATCTACTCTTGGAGGGCTGCTTACATCTACGCCCACCACG GAATCTACCTCGGGGATGACAAAGTCATTCACTTCACTAGGCGGGAACAGGAGGTTGGAAAAAGAACATTTATCGATTTTCTCTTGGGATGCTCTGTGCCTTCCCCAACTCAGGTCCCATGCACAACCTGCACTCCCGCCGAAGAGGATCACGGCGTTGTTTTATCCTGCCTAAACTGCTTCTTGTCTGGTGGGATCCTTAACCGGTTCGAGTACTCTGTGAGTCGAGCGTTCTTTCTGGCTAAAGCACGAGGTGGAACCTGCACACTCGCAGTGTCTGACCCACCAGAGTTTGTGGTTGCTCGAGCAAAGTACCTGCACGAAAATGGGTTTGGGCGCTATAATGTCTTCAAGAAAAACTGCGAGGATTTTGCCATCTACTGCAAGACAGGACTTTTTGCTCTGGGCAATGGAGCCAGTGGACAGGGAGGGCAAGTGGCTTCGATAATAGGTGGGCCACTTGCGGCTGCTCCTGCCACTCTTTTGCCGCTTGTGACCACCAATATCTATGGGATGGCAGTTGCTACAGTTTCTTCTGTGGCAAGGTACTGTGTTAATAGGTATGCTGCTGATATCGGGAGTGGCAGGAGGAGGGATGTGGTGAAGGTTTCAGTGGAGAATCTCACGAGGATGCTTCAGGTGATTGAACCACCCCCAAGTGCACTGCGTTCAGTCTCTTGA